The stretch of DNA GTTATCGATGGAATCAAACGTCCGGATCTGCGCCAATCCCCGGCGGCTCAAAACCATCGTGATCGCCGCCGTCAAGGTCGTCTTCCCGTGATCCACGTGCCCGATCGTCCCCACGTTCACGTGCGGCTTCGTACGCTCAAACTTCTGCTTGGACATAAGCT from Verrucomicrobiia bacterium encodes:
- a CDS encoding GTP-binding protein encodes the protein MSKQKFERTKPHVNVGTIGHVDHGKTTLTAAITMVLSRRGLAQIRTFDSIDN